A DNA window from Paenibacillus sp. HWE-109 contains the following coding sequences:
- a CDS encoding DUF4190 domain-containing protein, whose amino-acid sequence MTNNDDLMDKATKERFQRDQLRTEGGLNHKEEYAAEITAPTRRINDAEPYRNRSSNHADTYSDVPDEEIEELVEAVTRNKAVGYIALFVALASLFVWPVLLGISGIVLGIIALLMGNKGLGAWSIALGFIAVAAYFLLVPYYG is encoded by the coding sequence ATGACTAACAACGACGATCTCATGGACAAGGCGACGAAGGAGCGGTTCCAGCGTGACCAGCTTCGTACAGAAGGCGGGCTGAACCATAAGGAAGAATACGCAGCCGAGATCACAGCTCCTACCCGGAGAATCAACGATGCAGAGCCTTACAGAAACAGATCATCTAATCATGCAGATACCTACTCGGATGTTCCTGATGAAGAGATTGAAGAGTTGGTTGAGGCTGTTACACGCAATAAGGCTGTTGGGTATATAGCTTTGTTCGTGGCGTTGGCCTCACTGTTTGTCTGGCCAGTTCTGCTTGGGATTTCCGGTATTGTGCTTGGCATTATCGCGCTTCTTATGGGGAACAAGGGGCTTGGCGCTTGGTCCATTGCGCTTGGATTTATTGCGGTTGCCGCCTATTTTTTATTAGTCCCTTATTATGGTTAA
- a CDS encoding lytic transglycosylase domain-containing protein: protein MNSTNSIDPRVMKELLQLQMLSKMSLLSGDDTKSSSTDEASDFSELLQTVMGQASGSAAGTALTSQDAMSSLLGGASMTSVPNSLAALGKAYTPLQKPGKSFAATSQYENIIQQASAKYGLDSSLVKAVIQQESSFNHQAVSSAGAKGLMQLMDGTGSGFGVTNPFDPQQNVDAGTHFLSNLVKKYNGNEGVALAAYNAGPGRIDRLGIRTDQDLADKRHLLPQETQDYVSKVFTHKRNFSL, encoded by the coding sequence ATGAACAGCACGAACAGCATAGACCCTAGAGTAATGAAAGAATTGCTCCAGCTTCAGATGCTAAGTAAAATGAGTTTGCTATCCGGTGATGACACCAAGTCTTCAAGTACAGACGAAGCTAGTGATTTTAGTGAGCTGCTGCAGACGGTGATGGGGCAAGCTTCCGGTTCGGCTGCGGGAACTGCGCTTACCAGTCAAGATGCAATGAGCTCTTTATTGGGCGGAGCGTCGATGACTAGCGTCCCTAATTCTTTGGCCGCTTTAGGCAAGGCGTATACACCCTTACAAAAACCAGGAAAGTCGTTCGCCGCGACTTCACAATACGAAAATATTATCCAACAGGCAAGTGCCAAATACGGTCTTGATTCATCCTTAGTCAAGGCAGTCATTCAGCAAGAATCCAGTTTTAATCATCAGGCGGTATCCTCAGCAGGAGCCAAAGGGCTGATGCAGCTTATGGATGGGACAGGCAGCGGCTTCGGAGTAACGAATCCGTTCGATCCTCAGCAAAATGTGGATGCAGGCACGCACTTTTTAAGTAATTTAGTGAAGAAGTACAATGGCAATGAAGGCGTTGCGCTTGCTGCTTACAATGCAGGGCCTGGACGAATTGATCGCTTAGGGATCCGGACGGACCAGGATTTGGCGGATAAACGCCATTTGCTTCCGCAAGAAACGCAGGACTATGTATCCAAGGTTTTTACTCATAAACGTAATTTTTCGCTATAA
- a CDS encoding DUF1540 domain-containing protein, whose protein sequence is MPDVKCSVANCEYWVQGNNCHAGTIMIEVDQHATANYNEEFAGESFDTDHQDAASNVANTCCHTFKAKKKL, encoded by the coding sequence ATGCCAGATGTAAAATGTTCAGTTGCCAATTGCGAATATTGGGTGCAAGGCAACAACTGTCATGCAGGAACCATCATGATCGAAGTTGATCAACATGCAACCGCCAATTATAACGAAGAGTTTGCCGGGGAATCATTTGATACGGATCATCAGGATGCTGCAAGCAATGTTGCCAATACGTGCTGCCACACATTCAAAGCCAAGAAGAAATTGTAA
- a CDS encoding glycoside hydrolase family 15 protein → MERDELITSSISIIKLNQHPRGGYIASPLFAPYAYSWLRDGTFIANAMDRVGENESAGLFYKWVGRVLQDKRSQVDALVQKHERHEWIDRSEFLGTRYHLDGRDDVSEWGHFQLDGYGAWLWGLTEHVKKTGHRHLLDELRESIEITVDYLMTFWHYPNFDCWEENPDYVHPATLACVYGGLKALGELEGREELLEKAAMIKGFILEHCVHEGRFVKSIHCISEIWQPALSGVDASLLWLAVPFGVCEVTDPVMRSTVQAIEADLKHGGIQRYAEDRYFGGGEWLLLTAWYGWYQKELGHLEEARRSLAWICSKADSLGRLPEQVADALRSPDAYAEWLQKCGEPPLPLLWSHAMFLVLSDSLQ, encoded by the coding sequence ATGGAACGCGACGAGTTAATCACAAGCAGTATCTCCATTATCAAGTTGAATCAGCACCCCCGTGGCGGATATATTGCTTCTCCGCTTTTTGCGCCTTACGCTTATAGTTGGCTCAGAGATGGGACGTTCATCGCCAATGCGATGGACCGTGTCGGTGAAAATGAGAGCGCAGGTTTGTTTTATAAATGGGTTGGCCGTGTCCTCCAGGATAAGCGCTCGCAGGTTGATGCTTTAGTTCAGAAGCATGAGCGCCATGAGTGGATTGATCGGTCCGAATTTTTGGGTACGCGCTATCATTTGGATGGCCGCGACGATGTTTCTGAATGGGGACACTTCCAGCTCGACGGTTACGGAGCTTGGCTGTGGGGTCTTACGGAGCATGTGAAAAAAACGGGGCACCGTCATCTGTTGGACGAACTGCGTGAAAGCATTGAGATCACCGTTGATTATTTGATGACGTTCTGGCATTATCCGAATTTCGATTGCTGGGAAGAAAATCCGGATTATGTTCATCCTGCGACCTTAGCTTGTGTGTACGGGGGATTGAAAGCGTTAGGGGAGCTTGAAGGGCGTGAAGAGCTGCTTGAAAAAGCAGCAATGATCAAAGGGTTCATCCTTGAGCACTGTGTTCATGAAGGGCGTTTCGTGAAATCGATCCATTGTATCTCCGAAATATGGCAGCCAGCCTTGTCTGGCGTCGATGCCAGCTTGCTTTGGCTTGCTGTTCCATTCGGTGTTTGTGAAGTCACAGATCCGGTTATGCGCAGCACGGTGCAAGCCATTGAGGCGGATTTGAAGCATGGAGGCATTCAGCGTTATGCCGAGGACCGCTATTTCGGCGGCGGTGAGTGGTTGCTGTTAACAGCTTGGTACGGTTGGTATCAGAAGGAACTTGGCCATCTGGAGGAAGCGCGGCGCTCTTTGGCGTGGATTTGCAGTAAAGCAGATTCACTAGGGCGCTTGCCTGAACAAGTCGCAGATGCCTTGAGATCCCCGGATGCTTATGCGGAGTGGCTGCAGAAATGTGGCGAACCCCCGCTGCCCCTGCTATGGTCCCATGCGATGTTCTTGGTGCTATCTGACAGCTTGCAGTGA
- a CDS encoding tRNA (adenine(22)-N(1))-methyltransferase: MVKLSKRLQMIADRVPAGSKVADIGSDHALLPTYLAQRGIILFAVAGEVNPGPYEAATRQVLESGLSKLISVRSGDGLAVIEAGEVNVITIAGMGGSLMASILEAGKHKLTGVTHLILQPNVGEDHVRRWLLEQGWKLESETILEEDGKIYEILTAVAVPAEEKAKLADLYAERLLAGGLKVSQERLLQMGPYLIHQAPDVWFAKWESELRKLAMIEDQLGRSTAETSIEKAAQVRQEMNEIKEVLACLQKVKP, encoded by the coding sequence ATGGTGAAATTATCGAAAAGATTGCAAATGATTGCAGATCGTGTTCCTGCAGGTTCCAAAGTCGCGGATATTGGATCGGATCATGCCCTGTTGCCAACTTATTTGGCTCAGCGGGGTATTATTTTGTTTGCTGTGGCTGGTGAAGTGAATCCAGGACCTTATGAAGCTGCAACAAGGCAGGTGCTTGAGAGCGGCTTGTCTAAACTAATAAGTGTAAGATCCGGCGACGGATTAGCTGTGATTGAAGCAGGTGAAGTGAATGTGATCACAATTGCCGGCATGGGCGGCAGTCTGATGGCAAGCATTCTGGAGGCAGGGAAACATAAGCTTACAGGAGTAACCCATCTCATTTTGCAGCCGAATGTTGGCGAAGACCACGTTCGACGCTGGCTGTTAGAACAAGGGTGGAAACTGGAGTCGGAAACCATACTGGAGGAAGACGGCAAAATCTATGAAATTCTAACGGCTGTTGCTGTACCCGCAGAAGAGAAAGCAAAGCTGGCAGACCTGTACGCAGAACGCTTGCTTGCAGGAGGCTTAAAGGTTTCACAGGAGCGCCTGCTTCAGATGGGGCCATATTTGATTCATCAAGCACCGGATGTATGGTTTGCAAAGTGGGAAAGTGAATTAAGGAAGCTGGCGATGATTGAGGATCAACTGGGTCGATCAACTGCGGAAACTTCCATCGAGAAAGCGGCGCAAGTGAGACAGGAAATGAATGAGATCAAGGAGGTACTCGCATGTTTGCAAAAGGTCAAACCGTAG
- a CDS encoding S8 family peptidase, translated as MRRYLSTITLALGLGIILFPHHSNNETKPGPEVYSAKYETNSKLALLEQDVKLTDDLCRTQCSTDYVKMISQIEGGEPPDKVLTSMKSAHEKMDVLIWTKRNQTIEQGVKAGEIPVSYKEQAAAYLAEAKAAAESGRHYQSPKFGAGQQVYFVQGLPASNGENSLIGVIHQDILHQVTDHQMKNLRLEPYPNENRWKVESVDTDTLKDKVVDHPEDNQGTSHYHQNEVVVKFKQDPTEAQLAQIKSEIKATSVQKIGYTFVFRTEGMEAKALMAYFGKWDVAYVEPHFLYLTNDYYDDQEEDTTDTTKTDYTNSQNSQTSSIAPNFKPNDNLFSKYQWNLPLIETVEGWQFNRGAKDVIVAVVDTGADLQHPDLKGQLLPGYNVITGNDQPQDDVGHGTHVTGVIAAIVNNNLGVAGMTWYNKVMPVKVLDQTGAGSTYSVAQGIIWAADHGAKVMNLSLGNYADSGFLHDAIKYAYDKDVALIAASGNDNTERPGYPAAYPEVFAVAASDSENKKAPFSNYGDYIDVTAPGVSIASTYPDNQYAALSGTSMASPHVTALAALIRSTNPNLKNTDVYQIMRDSAQDLGTTGFDKYFGYGLIDVSKAIQLAEKRTTTSFNWSKNWFTQRFISQKYAWRPNDNNLTKTSESKTNF; from the coding sequence ATGCGGCGATATTTATCTACTATTACTCTAGCTCTTGGTTTAGGAATCATCCTCTTTCCCCATCACTCTAATAACGAGACCAAACCAGGCCCGGAAGTGTATAGCGCAAAGTATGAGACGAATTCGAAGTTAGCTCTCCTCGAGCAGGATGTGAAGCTGACAGACGATTTGTGCAGAACTCAATGCTCAACCGACTATGTGAAAATGATTTCCCAGATCGAAGGCGGAGAACCCCCTGACAAGGTCTTAACCAGCATGAAATCTGCACACGAGAAAATGGATGTGCTCATATGGACGAAACGCAATCAAACCATTGAGCAAGGGGTAAAAGCCGGAGAAATACCTGTTTCTTATAAAGAGCAAGCTGCTGCTTATTTAGCCGAAGCCAAAGCTGCGGCTGAATCGGGAAGACACTACCAATCCCCGAAATTCGGCGCTGGACAGCAAGTTTATTTTGTCCAAGGACTTCCCGCATCGAATGGTGAGAACTCGCTGATTGGCGTCATTCATCAAGATATTTTGCATCAAGTGACGGATCATCAGATGAAAAATTTGCGCCTTGAACCTTATCCCAATGAAAATAGATGGAAAGTGGAATCGGTCGATACCGATACGCTGAAAGATAAAGTGGTTGATCATCCGGAAGATAATCAAGGAACCAGCCATTATCACCAAAATGAAGTTGTCGTCAAATTCAAGCAAGACCCTACCGAAGCACAACTGGCACAGATCAAAAGTGAGATTAAAGCGACATCTGTTCAAAAAATCGGTTATACCTTTGTCTTCCGCACGGAAGGTATGGAAGCCAAAGCCCTTATGGCTTATTTCGGCAAATGGGATGTTGCTTATGTTGAGCCTCACTTTCTTTATCTAACAAATGACTATTATGATGATCAGGAAGAAGATACGACCGATACGACTAAGACCGATTATACAAATTCACAGAATTCACAAACGTCAAGCATAGCGCCAAACTTCAAGCCGAATGACAATTTATTCAGCAAATATCAATGGAATCTCCCTCTGATTGAAACCGTCGAAGGGTGGCAATTCAATCGCGGCGCCAAAGATGTTATTGTCGCTGTTGTTGATACGGGAGCTGATCTGCAGCATCCTGACTTAAAGGGGCAACTGCTGCCAGGCTACAATGTGATTACCGGCAACGATCAACCGCAAGATGATGTGGGACATGGCACACATGTTACAGGCGTCATTGCTGCGATCGTCAACAACAATCTGGGTGTTGCGGGGATGACCTGGTACAATAAAGTAATGCCGGTCAAAGTGTTGGATCAGACAGGTGCAGGCAGCACCTACTCCGTTGCTCAAGGGATTATCTGGGCAGCCGATCATGGCGCCAAGGTGATGAATTTAAGCCTCGGGAATTACGCCGACTCCGGATTTCTGCACGATGCCATCAAATACGCCTATGACAAAGACGTAGCGCTCATCGCGGCGAGCGGCAACGATAATACTGAAAGACCAGGCTATCCCGCTGCTTATCCGGAAGTATTCGCCGTAGCTGCCAGTGATTCAGAAAATAAAAAAGCTCCTTTTTCCAACTACGGTGATTATATTGATGTGACTGCGCCTGGTGTAAGCATTGCGAGTACGTATCCTGACAATCAATATGCGGCTTTATCCGGGACTTCGATGGCAAGCCCTCACGTCACTGCTTTGGCAGCGTTGATCCGCTCCACGAATCCCAATTTGAAAAACACTGACGTATACCAAATTATGAGAGACTCAGCTCAAGACTTGGGTACAACTGGGTTTGACAAATATTTTGGCTACGGGCTGATCGATGTCTCCAAAGCCATCCAATTGGCCGAAAAACGAACAACTACTAGCTTTAATTGGTCGAAAAACTGGTTTACGCAGCGGTTCATTTCCCAGAAATACGCGTGGAGACCCAATGACAATAACTTAACGAAAACCAGCGAATCCAAAACTAATTTCTGA
- a CDS encoding YpuI family protein — MAVFNVKNICDSTRTKLKETTAKMELFLNQHSLSLLNVENDPAMDEFYRGYLQDTRHLLVFCEVAYEKLGVSLRRPTFNVDFSEKVLYEVYHTCVNTFFYPKNECYSEDGRYAYTGQDAIRFRKKPSREVRDLTIELSKVFEELREDLSYYETDYITQRRMQGEKV; from the coding sequence ATGGCTGTTTTTAATGTGAAAAATATTTGTGATTCAACGCGTACGAAGTTAAAAGAAACGACTGCCAAAATGGAGCTGTTTCTGAATCAACATTCGCTCTCACTGTTAAATGTGGAGAATGATCCCGCTATGGATGAATTTTACCGAGGTTATCTTCAAGATACTCGTCATCTTTTAGTATTTTGTGAAGTGGCGTATGAGAAATTGGGCGTTAGCTTGAGACGTCCTACTTTTAATGTGGATTTTTCGGAAAAAGTGTTGTATGAGGTATATCATACTTGCGTGAATACATTTTTCTATCCCAAAAATGAATGCTATTCCGAGGATGGCCGTTATGCTTATACGGGACAAGATGCCATCCGCTTCCGCAAAAAACCTTCACGTGAAGTGCGTGATTTGACGATTGAATTGTCCAAAGTATTTGAAGAGCTTCGTGAGGATCTTTCCTATTACGAAACAGATTACATCACGCAGCGTCGTATGCAAGGCGAAAAAGTATAA
- the rpoD gene encoding RNA polymerase sigma factor RpoD, whose amino-acid sequence MANDQRTELETELTLDQVKDQLIEQGKKRSSLTYKDIMEKLAPFDQDPEQIDEFFEQLSEQGIDVGNESDEDSMNPEENERDEFNFDDDLALPPGIKINDPVRMYLKEIGRVPLLSAEDEVGLAKRIENGDEEAKRRLAEANLRLVVSIAKRYVGRGMLFLDLIQEGNMGLIKAVEKFDHTKGYKFSTYATWWIRQAITRAIADQARTIRIPVHMVETINKLIRVSRQLLQELGREPTPEEIAKEMDLSTDKVREIMKIAQEPVSLETPIGEEDDSHLGDFIEDQEALAPADAAAYELLKEQLEDVLDTLTEREENVLRLRFGLDDGRTRTLEEVGKVFGVTRERIRQIEAKALRKLRHPSRSKRLKDFLE is encoded by the coding sequence ATGGCGAATGATCAGCGTACAGAACTAGAGACAGAGTTGACCCTGGACCAGGTGAAAGACCAGCTTATTGAGCAGGGGAAAAAGCGGTCCTCACTTACTTACAAGGATATTATGGAGAAATTAGCTCCCTTCGATCAGGATCCAGAACAAATCGATGAGTTTTTTGAACAGCTTTCAGAGCAAGGTATCGATGTTGGGAATGAATCTGATGAGGATTCGATGAATCCGGAAGAGAACGAACGCGATGAATTCAACTTCGATGATGATCTGGCTTTGCCGCCTGGAATTAAGATTAATGATCCAGTTCGGATGTATTTGAAGGAAATTGGTCGTGTACCGCTTCTTTCTGCGGAAGATGAAGTTGGTTTAGCCAAACGGATCGAAAATGGGGACGAAGAAGCGAAGAGACGCTTGGCAGAAGCGAACTTGCGACTCGTTGTCAGTATCGCCAAAAGATATGTAGGCCGCGGCATGCTTTTCCTGGATTTAATTCAAGAAGGAAACATGGGTCTCATTAAAGCCGTTGAAAAGTTCGATCATACCAAAGGCTACAAATTCAGTACCTATGCGACGTGGTGGATTCGTCAAGCGATAACTCGCGCCATTGCTGACCAAGCGAGAACAATTCGGATTCCCGTACATATGGTCGAAACCATTAATAAATTAATCCGTGTTTCTCGTCAATTGCTGCAAGAACTGGGGCGCGAACCAACCCCGGAAGAGATTGCCAAAGAGATGGATTTGAGTACCGACAAAGTTCGTGAAATCATGAAGATCGCACAAGAACCGGTATCGCTGGAAACACCAATTGGTGAAGAAGACGATTCGCATTTGGGAGATTTCATTGAGGATCAAGAAGCATTGGCTCCGGCAGATGCTGCTGCTTATGAACTTCTGAAGGAACAACTTGAGGATGTCCTGGATACGTTGACGGAAAGAGAAGAGAATGTGCTTCGCTTGCGTTTCGGTCTTGATGATGGACGTACCCGTACATTGGAAGAAGTCGGTAAGGTGTTTGGCGTAACACGTGAGCGGATTCGTCAGATTGAAGCGAAAGCGTTGCGTAAGTTGAGACATCCAAGCCGCAGCAAACGTTTGAAAGATTTCTTAGAATAA
- a CDS encoding hemolysin family protein, translated as MFGLVLLNGFFVAAEFAMVKVRGSRIDSLVGEGRRNAKFAQGIMNNLDAYLGACQLGITLTSLGLGYVGEPTFAKILEPLFAPLHLPDSVFHTITFIIAFSLMTTLHITLGEQFPKTYAIRKAEQITLLSAGPMVLFYKVMYPFIWILNGISNWMLRRAGIEPTTEHESAHTEDEIRVLMKESHKNGLIDNTELTLVDNIFGFAETTAREIMIPRTEMECLYAGLSYAENLAIAIKEMRTRYPVCDPDKDNIIGFVHIKDLLKPDANLKGIKKIIRPITTVPDSIHISDLLKMMQKRKSQMALLIDEYGGTSGLVTLEDIMEEIVGEIQDEFDEERPTIEMKDENTFSIDGLLLIDEVNEYFGLEIESDDYDTIGGWIYSQTEIPPSKNQQVSYNDEFIFIVEETDHLRISRVIVRKFTEENEMLQQNIS; from the coding sequence ATGTTTGGACTGGTGTTGTTGAATGGTTTTTTTGTTGCTGCTGAATTTGCAATGGTGAAAGTAAGAGGAAGTCGGATTGATTCGCTTGTTGGCGAAGGTCGCCGCAATGCTAAGTTTGCACAAGGTATCATGAATAATCTCGATGCTTATCTAGGTGCATGTCAGCTAGGGATTACACTGACTTCATTGGGACTTGGTTATGTCGGGGAGCCGACGTTCGCCAAAATTCTGGAACCGCTGTTTGCTCCACTGCATCTGCCGGATTCGGTGTTCCACACGATTACTTTTATTATCGCCTTTTCCCTTATGACCACACTGCATATTACATTAGGTGAACAGTTCCCTAAGACATATGCCATTCGTAAGGCAGAGCAAATTACGCTGCTTTCAGCAGGGCCTATGGTATTGTTTTATAAAGTGATGTACCCGTTTATTTGGATTCTGAACGGTATTTCCAATTGGATGTTAAGACGTGCGGGGATCGAGCCTACGACTGAACATGAGTCGGCACACACCGAAGATGAAATTCGGGTTCTCATGAAAGAAAGTCACAAAAACGGACTAATAGATAATACAGAGCTCACGCTTGTTGACAATATATTCGGATTTGCAGAGACTACAGCCAGGGAAATTATGATTCCGCGAACCGAGATGGAATGCTTGTATGCGGGGCTTTCCTATGCGGAGAATTTAGCCATAGCGATCAAAGAAATGCGCACTCGCTATCCGGTCTGTGACCCTGACAAGGATAACATTATTGGATTTGTTCATATCAAGGATTTACTTAAACCGGATGCGAACCTCAAAGGGATTAAGAAAATTATACGCCCGATCACGACGGTTCCGGATTCTATTCATATCAGTGATTTGCTGAAAATGATGCAGAAACGCAAAAGCCAGATGGCTTTGCTGATTGATGAGTATGGTGGAACATCAGGACTTGTTACCCTTGAAGACATCATGGAAGAAATTGTCGGTGAAATTCAGGATGAGTTTGACGAAGAGCGTCCAACCATTGAGATGAAGGATGAAAATACGTTCTCCATTGATGGCTTGCTGCTTATTGATGAAGTGAATGAGTATTTCGGTCTTGAGATTGAATCCGATGATTACGATACGATCGGCGGCTGGATTTATTCGCAAACGGAGATTCCGCCAAGCAAGAACCAACAAGTCAGTTACAATGACGAGTTTATATTTATCGTGGAAGAAACTGATCATTTGCGCATCTCTCGCGTCATTGTCAGAAAGTTTACCGAAGAGAATGAAATGTTACAGCAAAATATTTCTTGA
- a CDS encoding cysteine desulfurase family protein: protein MLYLDYAATSPLYEEVIDTITEVMKQHYGNPSSIHGLGVQAEKLLNSAKEVIAGILGVQPAQIICTSGGTESNNLAIKGAAYSYHNRGKHLITTQIEHPSVKEVFMQLEQEGFRVTYLPVNHVGIVDIAALKAAICEDTILVSIMYVNNEVGTIQPIKNIGELLADYPKILFHVDAVQGIAKLPLRLKEWGIDLCSASAHKFRGPKGVGFLYRREGVQLKPLLVGGGQESGLRSGTENVPLIVGMAKALRISAEQLATKTAHKYHIRRLFVEGIREIPQLRLTGSEIEEEMVPHIVHFSFAGMKAEVVVHALEQREICLSTKSACASDESDPSYVMLAMGCSPEQAVSGLRISFSDEHNEQDVEQFLAALRGVVRELTPMVQKPTDRRGKRR, encoded by the coding sequence ATGCTTTATTTGGACTATGCGGCAACCTCGCCGCTTTATGAAGAAGTCATAGACACCATAACCGAAGTAATGAAGCAGCACTATGGCAATCCGTCTTCGATTCATGGATTGGGAGTCCAAGCGGAGAAATTGCTTAACAGCGCCAAGGAAGTCATAGCGGGCATCTTGGGCGTGCAACCGGCTCAGATCATTTGTACATCCGGCGGCACGGAAAGCAATAATCTAGCGATCAAAGGCGCGGCCTACAGCTATCACAATCGCGGCAAGCATCTGATTACGACACAAATTGAACATCCTTCGGTCAAAGAGGTGTTCATGCAGTTGGAACAAGAGGGATTTCGAGTCACTTATTTACCTGTTAATCATGTGGGAATTGTTGATATAGCGGCCTTGAAAGCGGCTATTTGCGAAGATACCATTCTGGTCAGTATCATGTATGTCAATAATGAAGTAGGTACGATTCAGCCAATCAAGAATATTGGCGAACTGCTTGCCGATTACCCCAAAATCCTGTTCCATGTGGATGCCGTGCAAGGAATCGCCAAGCTTCCCTTGCGCCTTAAGGAGTGGGGCATTGATCTATGCAGCGCATCGGCGCATAAGTTCCGAGGCCCTAAGGGCGTCGGCTTTCTCTATCGCAGAGAGGGCGTTCAGCTCAAGCCGCTGCTTGTAGGAGGCGGCCAGGAATCCGGGCTTCGTTCAGGCACGGAAAACGTACCGCTAATTGTCGGAATGGCCAAGGCGCTCCGGATTTCTGCGGAGCAGCTTGCAACGAAAACTGCGCATAAATATCATATCCGGCGCTTATTTGTGGAAGGGATCCGAGAGATTCCGCAGCTGCGCTTAACCGGATCTGAGATCGAAGAAGAGATGGTTCCGCATATTGTTCATTTCTCTTTTGCCGGCATGAAGGCAGAGGTGGTTGTGCATGCCTTGGAGCAGCGAGAAATCTGCCTTTCTACGAAGTCGGCCTGCGCATCAGACGAGTCTGATCCCAGCTATGTCATGCTGGCCATGGGGTGCAGTCCGGAGCAGGCGGTTAGCGGGCTGAGAATCAGCTTCTCGGATGAACATAACGAACAAGATGTGGAGCAGTTCCTTGCAGCACTGCGAGGAGTGGTAAGGGAGCTTACACCGATGGTACAGAAACCAACGGACAGAAGGGGGAAACGAAGATGA
- a CDS encoding Nif3-like dinuclear metal center hexameric protein: MFAKGQTVVQLFEQLAPKHYAMPDDKIGLQLGSLQKEIQKVLVALDVTDEVVQEAIELGANLIIAHHAIIFRPLAHLQTDTPAGRLYEKLIKNDIAVYIAHTNLDVAEGGVNDMMADKLGLTELSHLEDVHTEKLQKLVVFVPETHHQAVLDALFTAGAGWIGQYSHCSFNIPGTGTFLPQEGTHPFIGEAGKLERVQEVRVETIVTASVQRKAVQAMLKAHPYEEVAYDLYPMDLKGRVFGLGRVGKLPAAMTLRELTELAKQVFDVPAVRVVGDLTRPIRKVAVLGGSGGRYMRHAMFAGADVLITGDIDYHTAHDALAAGLTLIDVGHNVEKIMKRGVADYLAAQLTKTQTQVLASEVDTEPFQFL; the protein is encoded by the coding sequence ATGTTTGCAAAAGGTCAAACCGTAGTTCAGCTGTTCGAACAGCTGGCACCCAAGCACTATGCGATGCCGGATGACAAAATTGGCTTGCAGTTAGGTTCGTTGCAAAAGGAAATTCAAAAAGTGCTTGTCGCCTTGGATGTTACCGATGAGGTCGTTCAAGAAGCGATTGAGCTTGGAGCCAATTTGATAATCGCCCATCATGCGATTATTTTCCGGCCGCTCGCGCATCTTCAAACGGATACACCGGCAGGCCGTTTATATGAGAAATTAATCAAGAATGACATCGCGGTCTATATTGCCCATACGAATTTGGATGTGGCCGAAGGCGGCGTCAACGATATGATGGCGGACAAGCTTGGCTTAACGGAGCTTTCGCATCTGGAAGATGTGCATACCGAGAAACTGCAGAAACTTGTTGTCTTCGTCCCTGAGACGCATCATCAGGCGGTGCTGGATGCCTTATTCACCGCGGGCGCGGGGTGGATTGGGCAGTACAGCCACTGCAGCTTCAACATCCCCGGCACGGGCACGTTCCTGCCGCAGGAAGGGACGCACCCGTTTATCGGGGAAGCGGGCAAGCTGGAACGCGTACAGGAAGTACGCGTGGAGACAATTGTAACCGCCAGCGTCCAGCGCAAGGCGGTTCAAGCCATGCTCAAGGCCCACCCCTATGAGGAGGTGGCCTATGACCTCTACCCGATGGACCTCAAGGGTAGAGTGTTCGGTCTGGGGCGCGTAGGCAAGCTGCCCGCGGCCATGACGCTCCGAGAGCTGACCGAGCTCGCGAAGCAGGTTTTCGACGTGCCGGCAGTGCGCGTCGTCGGGGATCTAACACGGCCCATCCGCAAGGTGGCCGTGCTGGGCGGCTCTGGCGGCCGCTACATGCGGCACGCCATGTTTGCCGGCGCCGATGTGCTGATCACCGGCGATATCGACTACCACACCGCACACGATGCGCTGGCTGCGGGGTTGACCTTGATCGACGTTGGGCACAACGTCGAGAAGATCATGAAGCGCGGCGTGGCCGATTATCTCGCCGCGCAACTGACCAAAACCCAGACGCAGGTGCTCGCATCCGAGGTTGATACAGAACCTTTCCAGTTTTTATAG